The following proteins come from a genomic window of Phnomibacter ginsenosidimutans:
- a CDS encoding Crp/Fnr family transcriptional regulator, whose translation MNNQLIQLLNSIVPLSEPLLNFLNERLETRTYESGELLLKEGQVSSFIAFVEKGIVRSYYYKDGEKITSWFMKEGDVIISVASFFSQTPSNEVIEALERVTVHAISYDDLQYAYMNYPEFNICGRVLTEKYYVMSEERLYMLRKRTSKEKYYYLLEKHHDIMQRARLGDIATFIGVNLETLSRIRSEKI comes from the coding sequence ATGAATAACCAGCTTATCCAGTTGTTGAACTCCATTGTACCGCTGTCAGAACCTCTGCTGAATTTTTTGAATGAGCGTTTGGAAACCCGCACATATGAATCTGGAGAATTGTTATTGAAAGAAGGTCAGGTGAGCAGCTTTATTGCTTTTGTTGAAAAAGGAATTGTTCGCTCCTACTACTATAAGGATGGTGAAAAAATCACTTCTTGGTTTATGAAAGAAGGTGATGTAATTATATCAGTTGCAAGCTTCTTTAGTCAAACACCTTCCAATGAAGTGATTGAAGCATTGGAGCGTGTAACAGTACACGCCATCAGTTACGACGATTTGCAGTATGCTTACATGAATTATCCTGAATTCAACATCTGCGGTCGGGTGTTGACAGAGAAATATTATGTAATGAGCGAAGAGCGTTTGTACATGTTGCGTAAGCGTACTTCTAAAGAAAAATACTATTACTTGTTAGAGAAGCATCATGATATTATGCAACGTGCAAGACTCGGTGATATCGCAACTTTTATTGGTGTAAACCTGGAGACGCTAAGCCGCATCAGGTCTGAGAAAATTTGA
- a CDS encoding TlpA family protein disulfide reductase, which yields MHLLKNSILVGSFLLGSLAQVAAQSSQGAHIALDIKPYKNQWVYLACYYGGIKALADSAYLNADGKGVIKTSKPFPQGIYIMASPSKSILFEIMMGEDQQFSIEADTTNIEQSLRYSGSAENDLFAAYTTYIAPRAKLADSLQSNMPGMTTAAQQAAGNELQRLNQEIMKYRVKVMEEHPQSMLSLMFKTLKGINFPPDLAQPRTRKDSIAQYRYGKDHYWDEVDFMDGRLVRTPVFENKLADYLENWVSPEPDSVIFEFNWMIALGRNDEEMFKYLISYFVDHYMYPKIMGQDKVFLHVFEQYLSGEKPKADFLNEKQMKIIRDRAYMLMANQLGTKAWNMNLPDPNGVLQSMYNIKAKYTVVAFWDVHCGKCKEDMPKMDTLYQQKWKQHNVQVYAVMVNESSMNDWKPFIGKLSSKWIHVHQPNEMRTAEEKAGTPNFRQLYDMRSTPTLFLLDADKRIIAKNIGLIDLDKLLEQKFAQ from the coding sequence ATGCATCTGCTCAAAAATTCAATTCTGGTTGGCAGCTTTCTGTTGGGCTCACTTGCTCAGGTAGCCGCACAAAGCAGTCAAGGCGCCCACATTGCTCTCGACATTAAACCCTACAAAAACCAATGGGTATACCTGGCTTGCTATTATGGCGGCATCAAAGCCCTGGCCGATAGTGCCTATCTCAATGCTGATGGCAAAGGTGTAATCAAAACCAGTAAGCCATTTCCTCAGGGCATTTACATCATGGCTTCGCCGTCTAAAAGCATTTTGTTTGAAATAATGATGGGCGAAGACCAGCAGTTCTCCATTGAAGCCGACACGACTAATATCGAGCAAAGCCTTCGCTACAGCGGCAGTGCCGAAAATGATTTGTTTGCTGCATACACAACATACATTGCCCCAAGAGCAAAGCTGGCCGATAGCCTGCAAAGCAATATGCCCGGCATGACAACTGCTGCACAGCAAGCTGCCGGCAATGAGTTGCAGCGGCTCAATCAGGAAATTATGAAGTACAGGGTAAAAGTGATGGAGGAGCATCCGCAATCCATGCTGAGCCTGATGTTCAAAACACTCAAGGGCATCAACTTTCCTCCGGATTTGGCGCAGCCCCGCACCCGCAAAGACAGCATTGCGCAATACCGCTATGGCAAAGACCATTATTGGGATGAGGTAGATTTTATGGATGGCCGATTGGTGCGTACACCGGTTTTTGAAAACAAACTGGCCGACTATTTGGAAAACTGGGTATCGCCCGAACCCGATAGCGTCATTTTCGAATTCAACTGGATGATTGCACTTGGCCGAAACGACGAAGAAATGTTTAAATACCTCATTAGCTACTTTGTCGATCATTACATGTATCCGAAAATCATGGGGCAAGACAAAGTGTTTTTGCATGTATTTGAGCAATACCTGAGTGGCGAGAAGCCCAAGGCCGATTTTCTGAACGAGAAACAAATGAAAATTATTCGAGACAGAGCATACATGCTCATGGCCAACCAACTGGGTACCAAAGCGTGGAATATGAACCTGCCCGACCCCAATGGTGTGCTGCAAAGCATGTACAATATCAAAGCTAAATACACGGTAGTTGCTTTTTGGGATGTACACTGTGGCAAATGCAAAGAGGACATGCCAAAAATGGATACGCTGTATCAGCAAAAATGGAAGCAACACAATGTACAAGTGTATGCTGTGATGGTGAACGAGTCGAGCATGAATGACTGGAAGCCTTTTATTGGCAAGCTTAGCAGCAAATGGATTCATGTGCATCAGCCCAATGAAATGCGAACTGCCGAAGAAAAAGCCGGTACACCCAACTTCAGACAGCTGTATGATATGCGCAGTACCCCCACGCTTTTTTTGCTCGATGCAGACAAACGCATCATTGCCAAAAACATTGGCCTCATCGATTTGGATAAGCTCTTAGAACAGAAATTTGCTCAATAA
- a CDS encoding foldase protein PrsA: protein MKQAFFAIAAASGMLLAGYSAGAQTLFTYGKKNVTQQEFLKAFQKNPTATQSPTAIQDYLPLYINYKLKVQFAYDEGMDSLPAQQDELYQYQEQLTESFIARQSNTEALVTEAMQRSQHDRFVRHLSIPFEPGNATSEQKAKQLADAAFAQLQSKVAFTKVLNQYSSDEDAKKQGGIVGWITAFTLPYFYETAVYTAKPGSATAPVKGSDAYHLFL, encoded by the coding sequence ATGAAACAAGCATTTTTTGCAATAGCTGCCGCATCGGGCATGCTATTGGCAGGCTATTCCGCAGGTGCTCAAACCCTTTTTACGTATGGCAAAAAAAATGTAACGCAACAGGAGTTTCTGAAAGCCTTTCAAAAAAACCCGACAGCTACTCAATCGCCCACAGCCATACAAGATTACCTACCCCTGTACATCAACTATAAATTGAAAGTACAGTTTGCTTATGATGAGGGAATGGATTCGCTGCCGGCTCAGCAAGATGAATTGTATCAATACCAGGAGCAGCTCACAGAAAGTTTTATAGCCCGCCAAAGCAACACCGAAGCATTGGTAACAGAAGCCATGCAGCGCAGCCAACACGATCGTTTTGTTCGTCACCTGTCTATTCCGTTTGAGCCGGGCAATGCCACTTCGGAGCAAAAAGCAAAACAACTGGCCGATGCTGCCTTTGCACAACTGCAAAGTAAGGTAGCATTTACCAAAGTACTAAACCAGTACAGCAGCGATGAAGATGCTAAAAAGCAAGGCGGTATTGTAGGGTGGATTACGGCATTCACATTACCCTATTTCTACGAAACAGCTGTATACACTGCAAAGCCCGGTAGTGCAACGGCACCAGTGAAAGGCTCCGATGCCTATCATCTCTTTTTGTAG
- a CDS encoding VOC family protein, whose translation MKNAISWFEIPASNLDRAQLFYETILQTKLVDMNMPGMPMRMFPVDDPMDPHAVSGALVHAPGFHEPAAIGSMVYLNANPDVQLVLDRVAAAGGSIVVPKTLISEEIGHMAVLIDSEGNRVALHSVPAGMAL comes from the coding sequence ATGAAAAACGCCATCAGTTGGTTTGAAATTCCTGCCAGCAATCTCGACCGTGCCCAACTATTTTACGAAACCATTTTGCAAACCAAGCTTGTAGACATGAACATGCCGGGTATGCCCATGCGTATGTTTCCTGTTGATGACCCCATGGATCCGCATGCTGTAAGCGGTGCCTTGGTGCATGCTCCCGGTTTTCATGAACCGGCAGCAATTGGCAGCATGGTATATCTTAATGCCAACCCCGATGTACAATTGGTACTCGATAGAGTAGCTGCCGCTGGTGGTAGCATTGTAGTGCCCAAAACCCTTATCTCAGAAGAGATTGGTCATATGGCGGTGCTCATCGATTCGGAAGGCAACCGGGTAGCATTGCATTCGGTACCCGCTGGTATGGCCTTATAA
- a CDS encoding DUF6265 family protein, which produces MKIKHAICLVFVLLVTNQVIQAQAVQTQQQLQVLIGSWKMQTQKGEIWERWQQEKQQLKGVSFSVKAKDSTLLEDVILGMHNGKLYYAPRTNGDAESKRVYFTLVKSTATRFEFENLQHDFPQRIVYQFFGTDSLHAWIEGPINGSIQQQHYYYKRVQ; this is translated from the coding sequence TTGAAAATAAAACATGCTATCTGTCTTGTGTTTGTATTGCTGGTAACAAACCAGGTAATACAAGCACAAGCTGTGCAAACGCAGCAACAGTTACAAGTTCTCATCGGCAGTTGGAAAATGCAAACCCAAAAGGGTGAAATTTGGGAACGCTGGCAGCAAGAAAAACAGCAATTGAAGGGCGTTAGTTTTTCTGTAAAAGCAAAAGACAGTACGCTGTTGGAAGATGTAATACTGGGTATGCACAATGGCAAGCTCTATTATGCGCCCCGCACCAATGGCGATGCCGAATCGAAAAGGGTGTATTTCACATTAGTAAAAAGTACTGCTACGCGGTTTGAATTTGAAAACCTGCAACACGATTTTCCACAGCGCATTGTGTACCAGTTCTTCGGTACAGATTCGCTGCATGCATGGATTGAAGGCCCCATCAATGGCAGCATTCAGCAGCAACATTATTATTACAAAAGAGTGCAGTAA
- a CDS encoding amidohydrolase family protein, with product MMKPLFFAALLLGSALPLAAQTIDFEKYNPPSTLVVPGQPLQRAKFPFIDVHNHQWNMAEADLQQLVGVMNKLNMQVMVNLSGGNGDGLKKKTDAIRTTQPGRFIVFANIDFNGVGSANGTEKAVAQLKADVANGANGLKIFKNLGFSVKDTDGKRVTVDDVRLDAIWQTCGQLGIPVLIHTADPASFWEPMDNNNERLLELKTHPNRKRADDNPAPWQTLIDEQHRMFAKHPKTTFIAAHFGWYPNNLAKLDSILTRLPNVVVEFGAVIAELGRQPRMAKAFFEKYQDRILFGKDSWVPEEYATYFRVLETNDEYFPYHKKYHAFWPMYGMGLSDAVLRKVYYKNALRIIPNIDKSQFPTE from the coding sequence ATGATGAAGCCTCTCTTTTTTGCCGCCCTGCTGTTGGGTTCGGCACTACCGCTTGCAGCTCAAACCATCGATTTTGAAAAATACAATCCACCATCAACGCTGGTGGTGCCCGGCCAACCGTTGCAGCGGGCTAAGTTCCCGTTTATAGATGTTCACAATCATCAATGGAATATGGCCGAAGCCGACCTGCAGCAATTGGTGGGCGTAATGAACAAGCTCAACATGCAGGTAATGGTAAACCTGAGCGGTGGCAATGGTGATGGGTTGAAAAAGAAAACCGATGCCATCAGGACCACACAACCGGGACGGTTTATTGTGTTTGCCAATATCGATTTTAACGGTGTTGGCAGTGCCAACGGGACTGAAAAGGCAGTAGCTCAATTGAAAGCCGATGTGGCCAATGGCGCTAATGGTTTGAAGATTTTTAAAAACCTCGGATTTAGTGTAAAAGATACCGACGGAAAAAGAGTAACGGTAGATGATGTGCGACTGGATGCCATTTGGCAAACCTGCGGCCAGCTCGGCATTCCGGTGCTCATCCACACAGCCGATCCTGCTTCTTTTTGGGAGCCGATGGATAACAACAACGAACGGTTGCTAGAGTTAAAAACACATCCCAACCGTAAGCGGGCCGATGATAACCCCGCACCATGGCAAACACTGATAGACGAGCAACACCGTATGTTTGCCAAGCATCCGAAAACCACTTTTATAGCAGCCCATTTTGGTTGGTATCCCAACAATTTGGCCAAGCTGGATTCAATACTTACCAGGCTGCCCAATGTGGTGGTTGAGTTTGGTGCGGTGATAGCAGAGCTGGGCCGCCAGCCACGCATGGCCAAGGCTTTTTTCGAGAAATATCAGGACCGTATTTTATTTGGCAAAGACAGCTGGGTACCCGAGGAATACGCCACTTACTTTCGGGTGCTGGAAACCAACGACGAGTATTTTCCTTATCATAAAAAATACCATGCCTTTTGGCCAATGTATGGCATGGGCCTTAGTGATGCGGTGCTGCGAAAAGTGTATTATAAAAACGCCTTGCGCATCATTCCCAACATCGATAAAAGTCAATTTCCGACAGAGTAA
- a CDS encoding PaaI family thioesterase, producing MNLTQLYKYRNLATTGKWKELEELFNKSIQLQHIGASINLSNPEQPQVHIAKVEDYHLGGIGSDAVHGGTIAAVADLALGLLGLLHYKDGMTATAQLTVHYLKPFRTSSLTATAITQKVVGNRVFGTVELFNDKNEMCAIAYGALAKGISM from the coding sequence ATGAACCTTACCCAATTGTATAAATACCGCAACCTGGCTACCACCGGAAAGTGGAAGGAACTGGAAGAGCTGTTCAATAAATCCATTCAACTGCAGCATATTGGTGCCAGCATTAACCTGAGTAACCCTGAGCAGCCACAGGTACACATTGCCAAGGTAGAAGACTACCACCTCGGCGGCATTGGCAGCGATGCGGTACACGGCGGCACCATTGCAGCCGTTGCCGATTTGGCCCTTGGCTTGCTGGGCCTGCTGCATTACAAAGATGGTATGACGGCCACGGCGCAGCTCACCGTTCATTACCTCAAGCCCTTTCGTACCAGCAGCCTTACAGCTACCGCCATTACGCAAAAAGTAGTGGGCAACCGTGTGTTTGGCACTGTAGAGCTGTTCAACGATAAAAATGAAATGTGTGCCATTGCATACGGCGCTTTGGCCAAAGGCATCAGCATGTAA
- a CDS encoding T9SS type A sorting domain-containing protein produces the protein MTKSFFRGLVAVLLLLQSNIIQAQTGQFYRSRVTGEWAVASTWEWSNAINGTYTIATAAPNETANNIVIQNGHTVTIKSNVSLDETIIQVGGVLRWEENTISINNGPGDDLTIAGVFEDARNAATLPTMGTGSMITVASNGIVRVLVAKNNKDGYAGNQNGSLINNITWQNGSVFDWAVNQIFADDAVTYFPNATAGVIPVFRITGAPLGAFPEVGTTGFISVNGLLEVNKDMTLAGSGLKTLRNGIIGSANLTMKIDGDVSKTCGKLLITGATSVIGGTGSIILNNNGLDVSSAACTLISNKLINQNQVSGTMRLMSNATLIAQTFEMSGAAIVHQQDNAHLKTAHANGVSGSVQTNTYTHGNYCHFTFNGAANQITGARMPATVGDVFIENSGTEGSNNNVSVTNTGLQTIQGNLTIKYGHFNLNMTPGANLDLHGNFNRYETGTYNDNNRTTTFNGSKHSEINTPLVLPASGSNPTVQDFGVAVVNKNAGYKVILNTSTGIGKKLTLINGIVDAIAYPLYIKNAVADDGNNNGVIGGNNNSYVNGKLYRYMSPSTTGTYAFPIGKTDAGPGGKYKPVSFLSTAVASPGAVFRAEYFGGFKATPEQGPDEKFLSASLTGILRDEFWQFDRIEGTEDHKGKLILPYENPGAGKWRDADGNSLDPCATCNVAIAKRNTDNGTGIWAFTKADNNFLDNGPLPETRLNTDNGLLITGELSTFSPFTVGYGFNTILGSTRSLPVRLLSFTGTATGHQGLLNWTIDSDKDLSGFVLEQSSNGRQYLPAKTIGPKGISYSNQTVQLKPGTNYLRLKVQEKSGNSYYSPVLLLNGSAAATVIVGMQQTVVQQTATALVQSAGSQLAEVMLIDLSGKQLLSKSVVLQMGINQILLPVDNLQKGLYIVLVRTRDGVQRSLRFVKE, from the coding sequence ATGACAAAGTCATTTTTCCGTGGCTTGGTCGCAGTGCTTTTGCTGCTGCAATCGAATATCATCCAAGCCCAAACGGGTCAATTTTATCGTTCTCGTGTAACCGGAGAATGGGCTGTAGCCAGTACCTGGGAATGGAGCAATGCCATTAATGGCACCTATACAATAGCAACTGCTGCGCCTAATGAAACAGCCAATAACATCGTAATACAGAATGGGCATACCGTAACTATAAAAAGTAATGTTTCTCTGGATGAAACTATTATTCAAGTGGGCGGGGTTTTACGGTGGGAAGAAAATACCATAAGTATAAACAATGGCCCCGGCGACGACTTGACGATAGCCGGTGTATTTGAGGATGCCAGAAATGCGGCCACACTCCCCACCATGGGTACAGGCAGCATGATAACCGTTGCCAGCAATGGCATTGTACGTGTTTTAGTAGCAAAAAACAATAAGGATGGCTACGCAGGCAATCAAAATGGTAGTTTAATAAACAATATTACCTGGCAAAACGGATCAGTGTTTGACTGGGCGGTCAATCAAATTTTTGCTGACGATGCTGTCACCTATTTTCCGAATGCCACAGCAGGTGTGATTCCTGTTTTTCGGATTACAGGTGCTCCTTTGGGTGCATTTCCTGAAGTTGGCACTACAGGCTTCATCAGCGTCAATGGGCTGTTGGAAGTGAACAAAGACATGACACTTGCAGGCTCAGGCTTAAAAACCCTGCGTAATGGCATCATTGGCTCTGCCAACCTCACCATGAAGATTGACGGAGATGTAAGCAAAACCTGTGGCAAACTACTCATTACCGGAGCCACTTCCGTTATAGGTGGAACTGGCAGCATTATTCTCAATAACAATGGGCTCGATGTTTCTTCTGCAGCCTGTACGCTTATCAGCAATAAGCTCATCAATCAAAACCAGGTAAGCGGCACTATGCGCCTCATGAGCAATGCCACCCTTATAGCTCAAACATTTGAAATGAGCGGTGCTGCTATTGTTCATCAGCAAGACAATGCGCATTTAAAAACAGCACATGCCAATGGCGTTTCGGGTAGCGTTCAAACCAACACCTACACCCATGGTAACTACTGCCATTTCACCTTCAACGGTGCTGCCAACCAAATAACCGGTGCACGTATGCCCGCTACAGTAGGCGATGTATTCATTGAAAACAGTGGCACTGAGGGTAGCAACAACAATGTATCGGTAACCAATACGGGCCTGCAAACCATACAAGGCAACCTCACTATTAAGTATGGTCATTTTAATTTGAACATGACCCCCGGAGCCAACCTGGATTTACACGGCAATTTTAACCGCTATGAAACCGGCACTTACAACGATAATAACCGCACTACCACCTTTAACGGAAGCAAGCACAGCGAAATTAATACACCCCTTGTACTACCTGCCTCCGGTAGTAATCCTACAGTGCAAGATTTTGGCGTAGCCGTTGTAAACAAAAATGCTGGCTACAAAGTCATTTTAAATACCTCTACCGGCATCGGTAAAAAATTAACTTTAATCAATGGTATTGTGGATGCCATTGCCTATCCGCTGTACATAAAAAATGCGGTAGCAGACGATGGTAATAATAATGGAGTGATCGGTGGCAATAACAATAGCTACGTGAACGGCAAGCTTTACAGATACATGTCTCCATCTACAACTGGTACCTATGCATTTCCTATTGGAAAAACAGATGCAGGCCCTGGTGGTAAATACAAGCCCGTTAGTTTTCTATCTACAGCGGTAGCATCACCTGGTGCGGTCTTTCGGGCTGAGTATTTTGGTGGTTTTAAAGCTACTCCAGAACAGGGGCCAGATGAAAAATTCCTAAGTGCATCGCTTACCGGCATTCTTCGTGATGAGTTTTGGCAGTTTGACAGGATTGAAGGCACAGAAGACCACAAAGGCAAACTCATACTGCCTTACGAAAACCCTGGTGCAGGAAAGTGGCGGGATGCCGACGGTAATAGCTTAGACCCTTGTGCAACTTGCAATGTTGCTATTGCCAAAAGAAACACTGACAATGGAACCGGTATTTGGGCATTTACCAAAGCAGACAATAATTTTTTAGATAATGGCCCCCTACCCGAAACCAGATTAAACACAGACAACGGACTACTTATTACCGGTGAACTTTCAACATTCAGTCCTTTCACTGTAGGTTATGGGTTCAATACGATATTGGGTAGCACCCGTTCTTTACCCGTTAGGCTGCTAAGCTTTACCGGAACCGCAACCGGTCATCAAGGCTTACTTAACTGGACCATAGATAGCGATAAAGATTTGAGCGGTTTTGTACTGGAGCAAAGCAGCAATGGCCGGCAGTATCTGCCAGCAAAAACCATTGGCCCCAAGGGCATCAGCTACAGCAACCAAACCGTACAACTGAAGCCCGGTACCAATTACCTCCGCCTGAAAGTGCAGGAAAAATCTGGCAACAGCTACTACAGCCCGGTGCTGCTGTTGAATGGCAGTGCGGCAGCCACCGTAATAGTAGGGATGCAACAAACGGTGGTACAGCAAACAGCTACGGCATTGGTTCAGTCTGCCGGCAGCCAATTGGCCGAAGTAATGCTGATAGACCTGAGCGGAAAGCAACTGCTGAGCAAATCAGTAGTCCTGCAAATGGGAATTAACCAGATACTACTGCCCGTGGACAATCTGCAAAAAGGCCTTTATATAGTACTGGTACGTACCCGGGATGGCGTACAGCGCAGCCTTCGGTTTGTAAAAGAATAG